The Chryseobacterium sp. 52 genome includes a region encoding these proteins:
- a CDS encoding lectin-like domain-containing protein, whose product MNKFLLSYISFFLLFLSGGLFSQTYQLTGNPVNTTGWTMVNPTQVNGDFVQLTPDTNNQSGSIRLNDPINLKYCDKWRVEFDFRMDSNQTSNGDGIAFWYLANPPVASVLGSGLGVSQNAVGFIVGFDTYNNTTTATMSKVHVAYGQVANTSDTNNVEFFNTAGSSFHSPDLNTTQPFQGTTFKHVEVTAQVDPAIPTNWIVKITIDGTVICNQSFAPAGTAAAMTVGYFGFSASTGGARSRHSIKNVKIYTDKVPILQTTATQSFCPNPTTGFGTVNLTTFNSQFVNTPSNYTFTYLQGSTPIATPTNFQFNANTTVTVVVKDNAGILCDNPDGKILLVLAPLTLTDKPLTACNNNKSGTGLFNLNAADVAGGLSVVKKYYKTLNDLNTNTNEITNPGTYTSAAGTVYVKVTTPLGCTGTAKITLAFYPETPVREVTLRSCFLQNNITSAVFDLTTANVTTLTSGFTKKYYTSVANALSGTNEIVNPSQYLSVSTAVYIKVTDANACFAVAKVNLIVLPPVTSAVLKDKIVCIDGKTNLDAGPGFDGYEWITGATTPSIQNVGVGLYWVKLKTGDCITTQIVKVIASANPVVTSIDINNTTVTVSVSGGTPPYKYSLNGIDWQDSNTFTGLHRGEAKVFVKDFYNCTPVEVQITVPNLINAITPNGDNINDVIDYSALAYKKNLIFIVYDRYGNKLYEADKMRNFTWDGTAFGKKILTGTYWYSISWNENDKNNTPTKYSGWVLVKNRE is encoded by the coding sequence ATGAATAAATTTTTACTGTCTTATATATCTTTCTTTCTGCTTTTTTTGTCAGGAGGATTGTTTTCCCAGACGTATCAGCTCACCGGAAATCCGGTGAATACCACTGGATGGACAATGGTTAACCCTACACAAGTAAACGGCGATTTTGTTCAGCTAACTCCGGATACCAACAATCAATCCGGATCAATCAGACTGAATGACCCCATCAACTTAAAATACTGCGATAAGTGGAGAGTGGAATTTGATTTCAGAATGGATTCCAACCAAACATCCAATGGAGACGGAATTGCATTTTGGTATCTTGCAAATCCACCTGTAGCCAGTGTATTAGGCTCCGGTCTTGGAGTTTCTCAAAATGCGGTAGGCTTTATTGTAGGATTCGATACTTACAACAATACAACCACAGCCACGATGAGTAAAGTGCATGTTGCTTACGGACAGGTCGCCAATACATCTGACACCAACAATGTAGAGTTTTTCAATACTGCAGGCAGCTCTTTTCACTCACCGGACCTGAATACAACCCAACCTTTTCAGGGAACTACTTTTAAGCATGTTGAAGTAACAGCCCAGGTAGACCCGGCTATTCCTACCAACTGGATTGTAAAAATTACAATTGACGGAACTGTCATCTGTAATCAGTCTTTCGCTCCTGCAGGTACAGCAGCAGCAATGACTGTGGGATATTTCGGTTTTTCAGCTTCTACAGGGGGTGCAAGATCAAGACATTCTATTAAAAATGTAAAAATCTATACAGATAAAGTCCCTATTTTACAAACTACGGCCACACAGTCTTTCTGTCCAAATCCGACTACAGGATTCGGAACTGTTAATTTAACCACTTTCAATTCTCAATTTGTAAATACCCCTTCTAACTATACGTTCACCTACCTTCAGGGTTCAACACCTATAGCGACTCCTACGAATTTTCAATTCAACGCAAATACCACAGTCACTGTAGTTGTAAAGGATAATGCAGGGATATTATGTGACAATCCGGATGGAAAAATACTGCTCGTCCTTGCGCCTCTTACACTTACAGATAAGCCTCTAACAGCATGTAACAACAATAAATCCGGAACAGGATTATTCAACCTCAACGCAGCAGATGTAGCGGGCGGACTTAGTGTCGTTAAAAAATACTACAAAACACTGAATGACCTGAACACCAACACCAACGAAATCACCAATCCGGGCACCTATACTTCTGCAGCCGGAACCGTATACGTAAAAGTAACGACACCACTGGGCTGTACCGGTACAGCAAAAATCACATTAGCATTTTACCCTGAAACCCCCGTAAGAGAAGTTACATTAAGATCATGCTTTCTGCAAAACAATATTACCAGCGCAGTATTTGATCTTACTACAGCCAATGTAACAACACTGACAAGCGGTTTCACAAAAAAATATTACACAAGTGTAGCCAATGCTTTGAGCGGAACCAACGAGATCGTAAATCCATCTCAGTATCTGTCTGTAAGTACAGCAGTATATATAAAAGTAACAGATGCCAATGCATGTTTCGCTGTGGCAAAAGTAAATCTTATTGTACTTCCACCAGTGACATCTGCTGTTTTAAAAGACAAAATAGTATGTATTGACGGAAAAACCAATCTGGATGCAGGCCCAGGATTTGATGGTTACGAATGGATCACGGGCGCAACAACTCCTTCTATCCAAAATGTTGGCGTAGGTCTTTATTGGGTTAAATTAAAAACCGGAGACTGTATCACAACACAGATTGTAAAAGTTATTGCTTCTGCCAACCCTGTTGTTACAAGCATCGATATCAATAATACAACAGTGACCGTGAGTGTTTCAGGAGGTACTCCACCGTATAAATATTCTTTAAATGGTATAGACTGGCAGGATTCAAATACATTTACAGGACTTCACAGAGGCGAAGCAAAAGTTTTCGTTAAAGATTTTTATAACTGTACCCCTGTTGAAGTACAAATCACTGTTCCAAACCTCATCAATGCAATCACACCGAACGGCGACAACATCAATGATGTTATTGATTATTCTGCACTGGCCTACAAAAAGAATCTCATATTCATCGTATATGACAGATATGGCAATAAACTCTATGAAGCAGACAAAATGAGAAACTTCACATGGGACGGAACTGCTTTCGGCAAAAAGATTCTTACAGGAACTTACTGGTACTCCATCTCATGGAATGAAAACGATAAAAATAATACACCTACAAAATACTCAGGTTGGGTATTGGTAAAAAACAGAGAATAA
- a CDS encoding T9SS type B sorting domain-containing protein, translated as MKRKLLIYFLAIFLSFSGQLFSQTYQLAGNPVNTTGWDLVSNAAVDNDFVRLTTDNTSLYGAIKLATPITLSYCDKWKVEFDFRIDGNGTTQFGRGDGFTFWYLVNPPTGFVSGGGLGIPGNASGLMVGFDIFNNSTEGQMSKIHLLYGTNDTAGNNIEYNNTAGSTFHSPDLIATQPFVGPVYKHVEVNGETDLTNPTKWIIKIKLDGILIVDQSFAPSGGAIGMSQGYFGFSAATGGASARHSIKNVKVFVDKVPILNATVTPFVCTNPVTGTGSVDLTSFNSQFVNNPANYVFTYYVLGSSTPITNPANFPYSGNTTIKVVIKDPSSTLCDNGDGVIQLNPTPFAATDASLTGCNNNNAGTAIFDLTTAALTTVPGCTMEFYNTMFDLNAGINQIPNPTAYASGAAILFAKVTTPQGCVSTAKVTLSLNPVVVVTDASLRSCFLDTNPSLGTFNLNNAPVTVGTAPKKYYPSLADAESGTNEILNFLTYTAPSGVIYIKVFNAQGCYSIAKVTLTVISPVLSSVLKDKIICIEDKTTLDAGPGFNAYQWSTGATTQTITNVGVGTYWVKLKTGDCISMQTVKVYASEQPVVTSIDISGSTVTVFVNGGTPPYQYSMDNIHWQDSNIFTNVARGETKIYVKDNYDCDPIEINITVPNLINVITPNGDGVNDVINYSALANKRNLEIGIFDRYGYKMFQADKSNGYIWDGTTNGSKKVPTGNYWYSITWNESNSKNTPIKFSGWIMVKNRE; from the coding sequence ATGAAAAGAAAACTACTCATTTATTTTTTAGCCATTTTTCTTAGCTTTTCAGGACAGTTATTTTCGCAGACCTATCAGCTTGCAGGAAACCCTGTCAACACTACAGGCTGGGACCTTGTTTCAAATGCAGCTGTTGATAACGACTTCGTTCGTCTTACCACAGACAATACCAGTTTATACGGAGCCATAAAACTGGCTACCCCCATCACATTAAGTTATTGTGACAAATGGAAGGTAGAATTTGACTTTAGAATTGACGGAAACGGAACAACACAGTTCGGAAGAGGAGATGGATTTACTTTCTGGTATCTTGTCAACCCTCCAACAGGATTTGTATCCGGTGGCGGACTTGGAATTCCGGGAAATGCATCAGGACTTATGGTTGGATTCGACATCTTCAACAATTCCACAGAAGGACAGATGAGTAAAATACATTTACTGTATGGAACCAATGACACTGCCGGAAATAATATCGAGTATAATAATACCGCAGGCAGCACATTCCACTCTCCAGACCTTATTGCCACTCAACCGTTCGTAGGTCCGGTCTACAAACATGTAGAAGTAAACGGAGAAACCGACCTTACCAACCCGACCAAATGGATCATAAAAATAAAGCTTGACGGCATTCTGATTGTTGACCAGTCATTTGCCCCATCAGGAGGAGCCATCGGAATGTCACAGGGATATTTCGGATTTTCAGCTGCGACAGGAGGTGCATCTGCAAGACACTCTATCAAGAATGTAAAAGTTTTTGTAGATAAAGTGCCTATCCTCAACGCTACCGTTACTCCATTTGTATGTACCAATCCAGTAACAGGCACAGGATCTGTAGATCTTACGTCTTTCAATTCGCAGTTTGTTAATAATCCTGCGAACTATGTATTTACTTATTATGTTTTAGGAAGTTCAACACCTATTACTAACCCGGCTAACTTCCCATATTCAGGGAATACGACCATCAAAGTCGTCATTAAAGACCCTAGTTCTACCCTCTGCGACAACGGAGACGGAGTTATACAGCTTAACCCTACACCATTTGCCGCAACAGATGCTTCTCTTACGGGGTGTAACAACAATAATGCAGGTACTGCAATCTTTGACCTTACTACCGCCGCATTAACAACGGTACCAGGTTGTACTATGGAGTTCTACAATACCATGTTTGACCTGAACGCAGGAATCAACCAGATTCCTAACCCTACCGCTTATGCATCAGGAGCCGCTATACTATTTGCAAAAGTTACCACACCTCAGGGATGTGTAAGTACGGCCAAGGTTACCCTGAGCCTTAATCCCGTGGTGGTAGTTACGGATGCTTCTTTAAGATCTTGTTTCCTTGATACTAATCCTTCACTGGGAACATTCAACCTTAATAATGCTCCGGTAACCGTTGGAACAGCACCGAAAAAATATTACCCTTCTCTGGCAGATGCTGAAAGCGGGACAAATGAAATTTTAAATTTCTTAACCTATACTGCTCCATCCGGAGTAATTTATATCAAGGTTTTCAATGCACAGGGATGTTATTCAATCGCAAAAGTTACGTTAACCGTTATATCTCCTGTTTTATCCAGCGTACTGAAAGATAAAATCATCTGTATTGAAGATAAAACTACACTGGATGCAGGACCTGGATTCAATGCCTATCAATGGAGTACTGGCGCAACCACACAAACCATCACAAATGTAGGCGTAGGAACCTACTGGGTAAAATTAAAAACCGGAGATTGTATCTCGATGCAGACCGTAAAGGTATACGCTTCAGAGCAACCTGTAGTGACCAGCATAGACATTTCAGGAAGTACGGTTACTGTTTTCGTGAATGGAGGAACTCCTCCGTACCAATACTCAATGGATAATATACATTGGCAGGATTCCAATATATTTACCAATGTAGCCAGAGGTGAGACTAAGATATATGTAAAGGACAATTATGATTGTGACCCTATCGAGATCAATATCACAGTTCCTAACCTTATCAATGTGATCACTCCAAACGGAGACGGTGTGAATGATGTCATTAATTATTCTGCCCTTGCCAATAAAAGAAATCTTGAAATAGGAATTTTCGACAGATACGGATACAAAATGTTCCAGGCGGATAAATCCAACGGATACATTTGGGACGGTACGACCAACGGAAGTAAAAAAGTTCCTACAGGAAACTACTGGTATTCTATCACATGGAATGAAAGCAACAGCAAGAATACACCAATCAAATTCTCAGGTTGGATTATGGTAAAAAACAGAGAATAA
- a CDS encoding NAD(P)H-dependent oxidoreductase, translated as MNYLEALSRRYSVKKFNHEIIPQDTLHNILESGKLSASSLGLQPYKILVVESEEMKQKLIPAFYNPSQISTCSHLIIIISKKTIEENYIHGYFNHISEVRETPLEQLDLFKKSINQHITQKTQDEIFNWAEKQSYIVLANLMYAAAIENIDSCPMEGFRQDLIEEILNINPATEKVTVTLALGYRSEEDHFQHMKKVRKPNEKLFKFI; from the coding sequence ATGAATTATTTGGAAGCTTTAAGCAGAAGATATTCTGTGAAAAAATTTAATCATGAGATCATTCCTCAAGATACCCTGCACAATATTCTTGAGTCAGGGAAACTGTCTGCCAGTTCGCTGGGACTTCAGCCCTACAAGATATTGGTGGTTGAAAGTGAGGAAATGAAGCAGAAATTAATTCCCGCCTTCTATAATCCTTCGCAAATCTCCACCTGCTCTCACCTTATTATTATCATTTCGAAGAAAACTATTGAGGAGAACTATATTCATGGATATTTTAATCATATTTCTGAAGTAAGAGAAACGCCTCTTGAGCAACTTGACTTATTCAAAAAAAGCATCAACCAGCATATTACTCAAAAAACACAGGATGAAATTTTCAACTGGGCTGAAAAACAGTCGTATATAGTATTGGCCAATCTGATGTATGCCGCTGCTATTGAAAATATAGATTCATGCCCGATGGAAGGATTTCGCCAGGACCTGATAGAAGAGATTCTCAACATCAATCCGGCAACAGAAAAAGTAACCGTAACCCTCGCTTTAGGCTACCGTTCTGAGGAAGATCATTTCCAGCACATGAAAAAAGTAAGAAAACCAAACGAAAAATTGTTTAAATTTATTTAA
- the nadB gene encoding L-aspartate oxidase, which translates to MIKADVLVIGSGISGLSYAIKVSEQFPDAKIIIVTKSDEDESNTKYAQGGLAVVTDFKNDNFEKHIDDTMRAGDGENKRDVVEMVVREAPARFNEIVEWGANFDMKNGEFALGREGGHTENRIVHHKDITGFEIERALLETAKNSPNIEILDHHYVIDIITQHHVPGKEVNEGEINCYGAYILDEKSKIIKKITSKITLAATGGAGHVYKNTTNPTIATGDGIAFVARAKGKVSNMQYYQFHPTALYSKINGMLFLISEAVRGDGAKLRTKKGEKFMHKYDEREELASRDIVARAIDNEMKISGDEYAGLDCRDMDHERFLEHFPNIYKKCREEGIDPFTQLIPVVPACHYLMGGIEVDRDGQSSIRNLFAVGECTNSGLHGANRLASNSLLEGLVFGHNAAIKTIALLKENNFNFDDLKAVPEWNEEGMKIMDEMVIVSYLRKQLQEMMSDLVGIVRSNKRLNMALQKHQEIAAAVDEIYHYSILSPQLSELRNLTTVAHLIITQSMEMTENKGAFYNKDLA; encoded by the coding sequence ATGATAAAAGCGGATGTATTAGTAATCGGTTCCGGCATCTCGGGACTTTCCTATGCCATTAAAGTTTCTGAACAGTTCCCTGATGCCAAGATCATCATTGTCACAAAATCTGACGAAGACGAAAGCAACACCAAATATGCACAAGGCGGACTCGCGGTGGTCACCGATTTTAAAAACGATAATTTCGAGAAACACATCGACGATACCATGCGTGCCGGAGACGGCGAAAACAAACGTGACGTTGTAGAAATGGTTGTAAGGGAAGCTCCTGCAAGATTCAATGAGATTGTAGAATGGGGCGCCAATTTCGACATGAAGAACGGCGAATTTGCTTTAGGCAGAGAAGGCGGCCATACTGAGAACAGAATTGTCCACCATAAAGACATTACAGGATTCGAGATTGAAAGAGCCTTACTGGAAACAGCGAAAAACAGTCCGAATATTGAAATTCTCGACCATCACTATGTTATTGATATCATCACCCAGCACCATGTACCTGGAAAAGAAGTCAACGAAGGCGAAATCAACTGTTATGGTGCCTATATTCTTGATGAAAAATCAAAAATAATTAAAAAAATCACTTCAAAAATAACATTAGCTGCAACAGGAGGAGCAGGGCACGTTTATAAAAACACGACCAATCCTACCATTGCTACCGGAGACGGAATCGCTTTTGTAGCCCGTGCAAAAGGAAAGGTTTCCAATATGCAATATTATCAGTTCCATCCAACAGCATTATACAGTAAGATTAACGGAATGCTTTTCCTTATTTCTGAAGCAGTACGTGGAGACGGAGCCAAATTAAGAACCAAAAAAGGCGAAAAATTCATGCACAAATATGATGAGCGTGAAGAATTAGCCTCAAGAGATATTGTTGCCAGAGCCATAGACAACGAAATGAAAATTTCCGGAGACGAATACGCCGGACTTGACTGCCGTGATATGGACCATGAGAGGTTCCTGGAACACTTCCCCAATATTTATAAGAAATGCAGAGAAGAAGGCATTGATCCTTTCACTCAGTTAATTCCTGTAGTACCGGCATGTCATTATCTCATGGGTGGTATTGAAGTAGACAGAGACGGACAGTCTTCCATCAGAAATCTGTTTGCGGTAGGAGAATGTACCAACTCGGGACTGCATGGCGCCAACAGACTCGCTTCCAACTCTTTACTTGAAGGCCTGGTTTTCGGACATAATGCGGCCATAAAAACGATTGCTCTTCTCAAGGAAAATAATTTCAATTTTGATGATCTGAAAGCTGTTCCGGAATGGAATGAAGAAGGAATGAAGATCATGGATGAAATGGTTATTGTGAGCTACCTCAGAAAACAGCTTCAGGAAATGATGAGTGATCTGGTAGGAATTGTAAGGAGCAATAAACGTTTGAATATGGCCCTGCAAAAACATCAGGAGATTGCAGCAGCTGTTGATGAAATTTACCACTACTCTATTTTGTCACCCCAATTATCAGAACTGAGAAATTTAACAACCGTTGCTCACCTTATCATTACCCAGTCCATGGAAATGACGGAAAACAAAGGAGCATTTTACAATAAAGACCTCGCATAA
- the nadC gene encoding carboxylating nicotinate-nucleotide diphosphorylase: protein MKRPSYATDKVLKQFIKNALEEDIQDGDHSTLSTIPKDLEQSAKLLVKQDCILAGVELAEIIFKTFDKDLKVEVFIKDGSIAKVGDIALIVTGSARSILSTERLILNCMQRMSGIATLTHDWDSRLVGTKTKLLDTRKTTPNFRVCEKWAVAIGGGTNHRYGLYDMIMLKDNHIDYNGSITNAVKMAKDYVKKNKKKLKIEVETRNLEEVKEAIKAKADRIMLDNMNVAMMKQAVELINGSCESEASGGITRDMLKEIASTGVTYISAGALTHSAENIDLSLKAVK, encoded by the coding sequence ATGAAAAGACCAAGCTACGCTACAGATAAAGTTTTAAAACAATTCATCAAAAACGCCCTGGAAGAAGACATTCAGGATGGCGACCACTCTACCCTTTCCACCATTCCTAAAGATTTGGAACAGAGTGCTAAGCTTCTGGTAAAACAGGACTGTATTTTAGCCGGCGTCGAACTGGCTGAAATTATCTTCAAGACTTTTGACAAAGATTTAAAAGTGGAAGTTTTCATTAAAGACGGAAGTATCGCAAAAGTTGGAGATATCGCCCTGATTGTAACCGGAAGCGCCAGATCAATTCTTTCTACAGAAAGGCTTATCCTGAACTGCATGCAGAGAATGAGCGGAATAGCTACTCTTACCCACGACTGGGATTCCAGATTGGTAGGCACCAAAACAAAGCTTTTAGATACCCGAAAAACAACCCCGAATTTCAGAGTATGCGAAAAATGGGCTGTTGCCATAGGTGGCGGAACCAATCACAGATACGGACTGTATGATATGATCATGCTGAAAGACAACCATATCGACTATAACGGAAGTATTACCAATGCTGTAAAAATGGCAAAAGACTACGTTAAAAAAAATAAGAAAAAATTAAAAATAGAAGTTGAAACAAGAAACCTGGAAGAAGTAAAAGAAGCCATCAAGGCAAAAGCAGACAGAATCATGCTGGACAATATGAATGTAGCTATGATGAAGCAGGCAGTGGAACTTATCAATGGTTCTTGTGAATCTGAAGCTTCAGGTGGAATTACCCGTGATATGTTAAAAGAAATTGCCTCAACCGGAGTCACCTATATCTCTGCAGGAGCCCTTACCCACTCGGCTGAAAATATCGATTTGAGTCTCAAAGCCGTGAAATAG
- a CDS encoding TonB-dependent receptor: MKLINKSMLSVVITLSTASVYYAQQVQDTVKTKSNDIEQVVLTGVADIAKDRKTPVAVSTIKEAQIVERLGNQEFPEILNTTPSVYATKGGGGFGDSKLNIRGFSQNNIAVMVNGMPVNDMEGGSVYWSNWAGLSDVTSAMQVQRGLGSSKLAIASVGGTVNIITRAADKKQGGVVSLGVGNDDYLKTLFAYNTGKSDKGWSSSFLMSRTAGSMYADGTKFEGYNYYFAVGYKKPGGNHEFQFTITGAPQWHNQRSFAISIANYIGFNPDQDGTPNRRYNSDWGYLKGEEYSARVNYYHKPVMSLNWDWTMSESSKLNTVLYGSFGRGGGTNTTGTANGKSLSTFRDATTGLYNFDNVFAANQASTPDKGVLIRNASINSHNWFGVISSFNHKINDNMKFSAGIDARYYYGYHYQVVTDLLGGSGYLDKANKNIPPNLVTAVSKPESSWNPFGGKIDDLNNRIGYSNDGEVLWYGAFGQFEYTNDKISAFLQGSVSNQGFQRIDNFIIDGVSTSKRGEIMNTKTGFKNLFGYNVKAGINYNIDEKHNIFGNIGYYEKQPFFNAVYRSNENVVSPDLTNEKIFGAELGYGFRTAQFNANVNLYRTTWDDRYLRRSSLRDATTNKTFYAEITGLNEVHMGVEVDANYTLNKFFSAFGMFSYGDWYYRGNATATLFEDTTNLPFNFPGTTSNETQLYLDKAKVGEAAQMTAALGFTIKPVKNLSFDTTWRSTSNLYASLDAYNFSVKSTAERGTLKLPNYNLFDLGISYRINLNNKQQYFTIRGNVYNLFDTTYIAESNTSTQIKQLSDFATSTAGGVTTTAQQKYDAYMSNPKNFYKGLDTSNQVFFGFGRTWAATLSFNF; the protein is encoded by the coding sequence ATGAAATTAATCAACAAATCGATGCTATCCGTAGTGATTACATTATCTACAGCCAGCGTCTATTATGCTCAACAGGTTCAGGACACAGTGAAAACTAAATCCAATGACATTGAACAAGTTGTATTAACTGGTGTTGCCGATATCGCCAAAGATAGAAAAACACCGGTAGCAGTATCAACAATTAAAGAAGCACAGATTGTTGAAAGATTAGGAAATCAGGAATTCCCTGAAATCTTAAACACAACTCCGTCTGTTTATGCTACTAAAGGCGGTGGAGGTTTTGGAGACTCTAAATTAAATATTAGAGGATTCAGCCAAAATAACATTGCTGTAATGGTCAATGGTATGCCTGTAAATGATATGGAAGGAGGATCTGTTTACTGGTCAAACTGGGCTGGACTATCTGACGTTACTTCTGCTATGCAGGTTCAGAGAGGTCTTGGTTCATCAAAACTAGCTATCGCTTCTGTTGGAGGAACAGTAAATATTATCACCAGAGCTGCTGACAAAAAGCAAGGAGGTGTAGTTTCTTTAGGTGTAGGAAATGATGATTATCTAAAAACTCTTTTCGCCTATAATACTGGAAAATCTGATAAAGGATGGTCTTCTTCATTCTTGATGAGTAGAACGGCTGGTTCTATGTATGCAGACGGAACTAAATTTGAAGGCTACAATTATTATTTTGCAGTAGGATATAAAAAACCTGGAGGTAATCATGAATTTCAGTTTACCATTACCGGGGCTCCACAATGGCACAATCAAAGATCATTTGCAATTTCAATTGCTAACTATATTGGATTCAATCCTGATCAGGATGGTACACCAAACAGAAGATATAACTCTGACTGGGGATACCTTAAAGGTGAAGAGTACTCTGCAAGAGTGAACTATTACCACAAGCCGGTAATGTCATTGAACTGGGATTGGACGATGAGCGAAAGTTCAAAACTTAATACCGTTTTGTATGGCTCTTTTGGTAGAGGTGGAGGAACAAACACCACAGGTACTGCTAATGGAAAAAGTTTATCAACTTTTAGAGATGCAACTACCGGTTTATATAATTTTGATAACGTTTTTGCAGCTAACCAAGCATCAACACCGGACAAAGGTGTGTTGATCAGAAATGCCTCAATTAACTCACATAACTGGTTTGGGGTAATCTCTAGCTTCAATCATAAGATCAATGATAATATGAAGTTTTCTGCAGGTATTGATGCAAGATACTACTATGGTTACCACTATCAGGTAGTTACCGACCTATTAGGAGGTAGCGGATATCTTGATAAAGCCAATAAAAACATCCCACCTAACTTAGTAACTGCTGTATCTAAACCAGAATCTTCTTGGAATCCGTTTGGAGGAAAAATTGATGATTTAAATAATAGAATCGGTTATAGTAATGATGGTGAAGTACTTTGGTATGGAGCTTTCGGACAATTTGAATATACAAATGATAAAATTTCAGCGTTCCTTCAAGGTTCCGTTTCTAACCAAGGCTTCCAAAGAATTGATAACTTTATTATAGATGGAGTATCTACTTCTAAAAGAGGTGAGATCATGAATACCAAAACTGGATTCAAGAATTTATTTGGATATAATGTAAAAGCAGGTATTAACTATAATATCGATGAAAAGCACAACATTTTCGGAAACATCGGGTATTACGAAAAACAACCATTCTTCAATGCAGTCTATAGAAGTAATGAAAACGTTGTTTCTCCGGATCTTACCAATGAAAAAATATTTGGTGCAGAACTAGGATATGGATTCAGAACAGCGCAATTCAATGCAAATGTTAACTTGTACAGAACAACTTGGGATGACAGATACCTTAGAAGATCAAGTTTAAGAGACGCAACTACAAACAAAACTTTCTATGCTGAAATCACAGGTCTGAATGAAGTACACATGGGAGTGGAAGTAGATGCAAACTATACCTTAAATAAATTCTTCTCAGCCTTCGGGATGTTCTCTTATGGAGATTGGTACTACAGAGGAAATGCTACGGCAACTCTTTTTGAAGACACGACTAATTTACCATTCAACTTCCCTGGAACAACAAGCAATGAAACTCAATTGTATCTAGATAAAGCTAAAGTTGGAGAAGCAGCTCAAATGACTGCAGCATTAGGATTTACTATAAAACCAGTTAAAAACTTAAGCTTTGATACTACATGGAGAAGCACAAGTAATCTTTATGCAAGCTTAGACGCTTATAACTTCAGTGTGAAATCTACTGCAGAAAGAGGAACTTTAAAACTTCCGAATTACAACTTATTTGACCTTGGTATTTCTTATAGAATCAACCTAAATAATAAGCAACAGTACTTTACAATTAGAGGAAATGTTTATAACTTATTTGATACAACGTATATTGCAGAGTCTAATACAAGTACTCAAATTAAACAATTATCTGATTTTGCAACAAGTACTGCAGGAGGTGTAACAACAACTGCACAGCAAAAGTATGATGCGTATATGAGCAATCCTAAAAATTTCTATAAAGGATTGGATACATCTAACCAGGTATTCTTCGGATTCGGAAGAACATGGGCAGCAACATTATCATTCAACTTCTAA